TGGAGGTCATACTGAACTTGTCCTGATGAAAGAATATGATTCTTTTGCTATGTTAGGTCAAACCAGAGATGATGCAGTTGGAGAAGCTTTTGATAAAGTTTCAAGAATTTTGGGATTAGGATATCCTGGAGGCCCTATAATAGAAAATTGGGCAAAGAGATCTATGAAAAAAAATTATAAATTACCTAGATCTTGGCTTAAAGATGATAGCGAATTTAGTTTTAGTGGATTAAAAACAGCAACAAAAAATCTTGCATATGAAAAAATTTATAGGAATAATTTATCTCAGGATCAAATTGCTTTGGAAATTTCAGAGATATCAAATGCATTTCAGGAATCCGTTCTTGATGTACTTCTAAATAAATCTATATCAATTGCAAAAAAATATGATTGTAAAAATATTTTAGTATCAGGTGGAGTTGCCGCTAATGGATACTTGAGATCTAATTTTGAAAAAAATAATGACATAAATGCAATTTTTCCTGAAAGAAAATATTGCACTGATAATGGAATAATGATTGCATGTAGAGGTCTTATAGATTTTATGAATAAATCTTTTAGTAATCCTGAGTCAATAAAAATAAATCCCCAGCTAAATATTAAATAGTAACTAAGTTCTATGTAATTTTTCCAGTAGTAAATTCTTAAACTTATTTACTGAATATTTTTTTTGAGAGGGAAATTCCAAATATAAATCTAACCTAGAAGTTTTGATTATTAGTTTTAAGTAATTACTGAAAATAAAATAGCTCAGCAAATAAACTGTACCTCCTAACAGAGATAGGACACATAAAATATTACTCAATAATGTGTTTTCTAAAAAATACCACGAAATCACAAACAAAATGAAACCCAACATAGCCCAAATTAAGTTTTTATATTGACCTTCCAATTTTTCTATTGAGATACTTACAATTTTTGTAATAAGTATTTCAATATTTTCTGAATCATCATTTTTGTATCTGAGGAAGTCTCCATGAATGTAGAGGTTTTTATTACCCAGTCTCAAAAAATTTTGATTCTTATTCTCCTTCATCTATGAATGCTCTTCCATTTACTAACATAAGATCTCTTATTGAAAGGACTCTTTGTATGTCATCTGCAACAAGCTTATTTCTTCCTCTTGCTGTGTCATTAATATCAGATGTTATCTTAACTCTTTTTGGATTATCGGGATCTCCTGGAATTCCCATTGAAGCTGCAAGATCATTTGGTCCTCCTGTTATTCCAGATAATCCTTCAACGCTCAATATTTCATTTATGTTTTCCCAAGCAGGCACAGATTCCATCTGAGCAATAACAAGCATATTTTCATTAGACCATTTTGCAAAATCTAATTTACTTCCGTATTCTGATAATTTTCCATCATCATTAAATTCAGTACCCCTTCCACCGCCCCAGGACCTTTTACCATGAGGAGGGAAAAGACAAGCATCTGCAAAATCTTGAGCTTCTTTTTTAGTTTCAACATGAGGACCTACTATACCTTGAATTCCTCTATCTAAGAAAAGGTTGATCCAATATGAACTTTTATCGGGGACTCTAGCTGTTACACTCATTCCAAATCCATTTGCTACTCTACAAATATCATCAACTGCTTCAGGTGAAAAGCTTCCATGTTCAGCATCACAATGTATGGCATCAAATCCAACATGATAAGCAAATTCTACAAGAGGTAGCGATGGAAACTGTAATTCAAAAACATTAGCCTTTTTACCTTTTTTAATCTTCTTAATTATTGTATTTTCAATCATAATTTCCCCCTAAATTGTCTTAATTGCTCCACCTTTTGCATCTGTTGATTTGAAAGGTGGGTGTTTTTTTATTTCTTTTTCATTCAATTCTAATCCAAGACCAGGCTTATCTGAAAGTCTTATAAATCCATTTTTTTGTCTTGGAAAGCCTTTAAAGACCTTAAAGTAATGAGGAGAATAAAATTCAGCATGATATTCCATTATTTCAAAATTTGGTATTGATTTACTTAAATGCATTTCTGCCACTGCACCAACAGGCGAACATGTATTATGTGGAGCAATGGTTATATGTTTTGCCTCAGCTATTATAGAAATTTTTTTTAGTTCTGTTATACCACCAGCATTTGCTATATCGGGTTGAAGAACATCAGCAGCATTCATTTCTACTATTGATGCAAAAGGAAATTTTGTGTAAAGCCTTTCTCCTGTAGCAATTGAAATATTAGTATGTTTTCTTAATTCCACCAGCTCATCTATTCTTTCTTCAGATACAGGTTCTTCAAAAAAAAGAGGATTATATTTTTGGATCATATTTGAAATTTTAACTGCATTCATTATATTAAATTTTGCATGTCCTTCAATTAATATTTCCACAAACTCACCTACAGCATCTCTAACTTTAGAAATTCTTTTCTCAGAAAGATCAAATTCTTCTTTTGATAGTCTATAAAAATTTTTTTGACCAAAGGGATCAAACTTTAATGCTTTATATCCCATTGAAACTACTTTTTTTGCCTCTTTATAATTTTGATCAGGAGTACCTGGATTTGTGTACCATCCATTTGCATAGACCATTATTTTTTCTCTTAATGATCCTCCTAATAAAGTATAAATTGGCTTTTGTAGAAATTTTCCCTTTATATCCCATAGTGCTATATCAATCCCAGATATAGCAGTAGACGAGATCCTTCCTCCTCTTTGCATAGAATTGTTATACATAGATAACCATAATTTTTCAGATTCTAAGGCATCATTATCAATCAAATACTTATCGAATAGATATTTGATTTCATCAATAATTCTTTCATCATCACCTAGTGAACTAGCATCACCTATTCCAAAAATATTAGGATCATCAGTCTTGATTATTGGTATAAGCCAGTTCCGAGAAGCATTATGATGCTTTGCAGAAAATCTTCTAAATTCCAAACTTGTAATTTTTATCATTTTAAGGGGCTACTAATGCTATAAATTAAAGTCAATATTTGCTTGACAATAATTGTTATTATATATACTCTACGATGAACCTGCAGATTTATCTGTTGTGGTTTGAAATTTTAATTTTTTTGGAAATATGAATTTTGAAAAAAATTATATACAAATCATACTATTAATTCTGTAAAGTAAAATAAACAAATCCACTGGCAATCTGGTGGATAAGTGTTCGGAGGAAATTTTATGAGTATTAATATACTACGTAAATCCAGTATGCTTGCAAGTTTGCTTGTTGTGTCAATGCTTATGGTATTTGTTGTAGCCTGTGGAAGTGATGATTCATCTTCTTCTGCTGCTCCAGCTGCACCTGCCGCACCTGCCGCACCTGCTGCTGCTGCAAAAGCTGCTGCCCCTGAAGCACCTAAGGCTGCTGCACCTGCTAAAAAAGCGGATGTTGCTACTAAAGCTGCAAGTGCTTCTTCATCTTCGACTTCAGCTCCAAGCGGTCCTAGTGGGAAATTAGTAAGAGCTCACCACGAGGTAGAACCAGTTTTTGGTACACCTTGGTCAGGTCCTTACAGATGGTCTGCTGCTGATTTGGTTGGAATCGGAGAACACCTTTTCTATTTTGATAAAGGTAACGCAATGACTCCTCAAATGGCAAAGTCATGGTCAATTGATCCTGCAGGAACTAAAGTCACTATTGAACTTAACGAGGGAATGAAGTGGCAATCTCCAAAAGGATATGAAGATGTTGACTTCGGATTTGTTACAGCAGAGGATAGAGTAAGATGGTTTAATACAGTTAACGGTACTGTAAACCCTGATAGCTCATACCCAGATTCTGGTGATATTGGAGCTATTTTTACAAAAGCCGAAGTTGTTGATGACTTAACTTTTGAAGTTGGATTGGTAAGTCCAGTATTTTTCTGTTTACCTTTATCTGAATTCGGTTGTTTAGGTGCAGCTCCTGTACAAGGTGCTGTTCATCACGTAGACATGATGGGAGCTGATTGGGCTTCTAAGCATGCTGTAATGACTGGACCATATAAACATGGTGAATGTACTGCAGGAGACAGATGTTCTGTTTTTGCTGTAGAAGATCACTGGAGAGCTTCTCCAAATGTAGCTGAAATTGAGGTAATACAGGTTCCTGAATCTCAAACTCAAGTAGCTATGTTAAATAGTGGTGAAGTTGATATGGCTGTAGTAGATTATAAACTACTTGCCGATGTTGTTTCTGGATCTTCTGATCTAAGATTCCTAGAGACTATGCCAGGTGGATATGTTGGACAATCTATCATATTCCCAGGAAACCTTTGGGAAGAGACACACGCAAGAACTGGTGAGGCACTAAACCCATGGGATGCTCCACCATATGCTGAAGATTATGCATGGATTGGTGATCCTTGGCAAGATGATTCATACCACGAAGGTGGAACAGATTCTTCTGTCGTGAAGTATACAGATACTAACAACCCTG
This sequence is a window from Dehalococcoidia bacterium. Protein-coding genes within it:
- the tsaD gene encoding tRNA (adenosine(37)-N6)-threonylcarbamoyltransferase complex transferase subunit TsaD is translated as MPILGIETSCDETACGIVDSDGHILANVVASQIETHAPYGGIIPELASRAHIVNIHKVVDQAISESNVKLSDLEAIAVTNGPGLAGSLLVGLNFAKGLSASLGIPLLGVNHLEGHVSACFIEDEKFNFSKNDIFPSISLIISGGHTELVLMKEYDSFAMLGQTRDDAVGEAFDKVSRILGLGYPGGPIIENWAKRSMKKNYKLPRSWLKDDSEFSFSGLKTATKNLAYEKIYRNNLSQDQIALEISEISNAFQESVLDVLLNKSISIAKKYDCKNILVSGGVAANGYLRSNFEKNNDINAIFPERKYCTDNGIMIACRGLIDFMNKSFSNPESIKINPQLNIK
- a CDS encoding aldolase/citrate lyase family protein, which encodes MIENTIIKKIKKGKKANVFELQFPSLPLVEFAYHVGFDAIHCDAEHGSFSPEAVDDICRVANGFGMSVTARVPDKSSYWINLFLDRGIQGIVGPHVETKKEAQDFADACLFPPHGKRSWGGGRGTEFNDDGKLSEYGSKLDFAKWSNENMLVIAQMESVPAWENINEILSVEGLSGITGGPNDLAASMGIPGDPDNPKRVKITSDINDTARGRNKLVADDIQRVLSIRDLMLVNGRAFIDEGE
- a CDS encoding mandelate racemase/muconate lactonizing enzyme family protein, with the translated sequence MIKITSLEFRRFSAKHHNASRNWLIPIIKTDDPNIFGIGDASSLGDDERIIDEIKYLFDKYLIDNDALESEKLWLSMYNNSMQRGGRISSTAISGIDIALWDIKGKFLQKPIYTLLGGSLREKIMVYANGWYTNPGTPDQNYKEAKKVVSMGYKALKFDPFGQKNFYRLSKEEFDLSEKRISKVRDAVGEFVEILIEGHAKFNIMNAVKISNMIQKYNPLFFEEPVSEERIDELVELRKHTNISIATGERLYTKFPFASIVEMNAADVLQPDIANAGGITELKKISIIAEAKHITIAPHNTCSPVGAVAEMHLSKSIPNFEIMEYHAEFYSPHYFKVFKGFPRQKNGFIRLSDKPGLGLELNEKEIKKHPPFKSTDAKGGAIKTI
- a CDS encoding ABC transporter substrate-binding protein, with product MSINILRKSSMLASLLVVSMLMVFVVACGSDDSSSSAAPAAPAAPAAPAAAAKAAAPEAPKAAAPAKKADVATKAASASSSSTSAPSGPSGKLVRAHHEVEPVFGTPWSGPYRWSAADLVGIGEHLFYFDKGNAMTPQMAKSWSIDPAGTKVTIELNEGMKWQSPKGYEDVDFGFVTAEDRVRWFNTVNGTVNPDSSYPDSGDIGAIFTKAEVVDDLTFEVGLVSPVFFCLPLSEFGCLGAAPVQGAVHHVDMMGADWASKHAVMTGPYKHGECTAGDRCSVFAVEDHWRASPNVAEIEVIQVPESQTQVAMLNSGEVDMAVVDYKLLADVVSGSSDLRFLETMPGGYVGQSIIFPGNLWEETHARTGEALNPWDAPPYAEDYAWIGDPWQDDSYHEGGTDSSVVKYTDTNNPAGMTDMEQARLVRLALSTALDRNGINDSLLNGIGTPIYSEYMGPEYPGWDPDRDTGVWDATGNKISETGGVIYELPDGDIEAAGALLDQAGYPLVDGKRDINGLVLQAYAAEAGPVGLEVADTVMSDWARLGIEISGLVEDYGGVISPRMKRREQYLPVLKNCDVHSNVWPQDWPIPPVDSSRTRPSWGCGFESKAGAKNVADVLMEKDAEKRKEMHIDIVDYSMYWLQYAGVYQVPKGIVVNDRIKSWNAPQQHYANVSNNPELIVLND